Proteins co-encoded in one Nicotiana sylvestris chromosome 7, ASM39365v2, whole genome shotgun sequence genomic window:
- the LOC104232746 gene encoding alpha/beta hydrolase domain-containing protein WAV2, which produces MVSYVSLLLYGVGGIVVAGMAILVAFQEKLVYVPVLPGLTKSYPITPARLRLLYEDVWLRSSDGVRLHAWFIKLFPDCRGPTIIFFQENAGNIAHRLEMVRIMLQRLQCNVFMLSYRGYGASDGYPSQHGIIKDAQAALDHLVQRTDIDTSRIVVFGRSLGGAVGSVLTKNNPDKVAGLILENTFTSILDMAGVLLPFLKWVIGGSGSKGLKLLNFVVRSPWNTIDVIGEIRQPILFLSGLQDEMVPPVHMQMLYAKAAARNRQCLFVEFPNGMHMDTWLAGGDHYWRTIQQFLEETVRKKEDDESKEDEELSSKQNVSSEFVAS; this is translated from the exons ATGGTGTCGTACGTAAGCTTGTTGCTGTACGGAGTGGGAGGGATAGTGGTGGCGGGGATGGCAATACTGGTTGCATTTCAGGAAAAACTTGTGTACGTGCCGGTGTTGCCTGGACTCACAAAGTCATATCCAATTACTCCGGCTAGGCTTCGGCTGCTTTACGAAGATGTATGGCTCAGATCTTCTGATGGAGTTCGCCTTCATGCTTGGTTCATTAAGCTTTTCCCTGACTGTAGAG GTCCAACTATCATCTTTTTCCAAGAAAATGCAGGAA ATATCGCACACCGTCTTGAAATGGTTCGCATAATGTTACAACGTCTTCAATGCAATGTTTTTATGCTTTCATATCGAGG TTATGGAGCCAGTGATGGATACCCTTCTCAACACGGGATCATAAAGGATGCTCAG GCTGCACTGGATCATTTAGTTCAGAGGACTGATATTGACACATCAAGAATAGTAGTCTTTGGAAGGTCACTTGGAGGAGCTGTTGGATCTGTTCTTACCAAAAACAATCCTGACAAG GTTGCTGGGCTCATATTGGAGAATACTTTCACCTCTATCCTGGATATGGCTGGAGTTCTCTTGCCATTCTTGAAGTGGGTCATTGGGGGAAGTGGTTCAAAGGGTCTCAAACTTCTTAACTTTGTTGTTCGATCTCCATGGAATACCATTGATGTCATTGGTGAG ATCAGGCAACCAATCCTCTTTCTATCTGGATTACAAGATGAGATGGTTCCACCAGTCCACATGCAGATGTTATATGCAAAGGCAGCTGCACGCAACAGGCAATGCTTATTTGTGGAATTTCCTAACGGGATGCACATGGATACCTGGTTGGCAGGTGGTGATCACTATTGGAGGACAATTCAGCAATTTTTGGAAGAAACTGTTCGAAAGAAGGAGGATGATGAATCAAAGGAAGATGAGGAATTGTCCTCTAAGCAAAATG TATCTTCAGAATTTGTCGCAAGCTGA
- the LOC104232747 gene encoding PHD finger protein ALFIN-LIKE 4 — MEGGAQNNPRTVEEVFRDFKGRRAGMIKALTTDVEEFYQQCDPEKENLCLYGFPSEQWEVNLPAEEVPPELPEPALGINFARDGMQEKDWLALVAVHSDAWLLSVAFYFGARFGFDKTDRKRLFNMINDLPTIYEVVTGVAKKQVKDRSTISNHSSNKSKSNSKAGKYSKAHVKDEDDRLDEEEDEEHGDTLCGACGENYASDEFWICCDICERWFHGKCVKITPARAEHIKQYKCPSCSNKRSRP, encoded by the exons ATGGAGGGCGGCGCACAGAACAATCCCCGTACCGTAGAGGAAGTTTTTAGGGATTTTAAAGGCCGTCGAGCTGGCATGATCAAAGCCCTTACCACTG ATGTCGAGGAATTTTATCAGCAGTGTGACCCGG AAAAGGAAAATCTCTGCCTTTATGGATTTCCAAGCGAGCAGTGGGAAGTCAATTTGCCCGCTGAGGAAGTGCCTCCTGAGCTGCCAGAGCCAGCATTAGGTATAAACTTTGCTAGAGATGGGATGCAAGAAAAGGACTGGTTGGCTCTAGTTGCTGTCCATAGTGATGCATGGTTACTCTCTGTTGCCTTCTATTTTGGCGCCAGATTTGGCTTTGATAAAACCGACAG GAAACGTCTATTCAACATGATAAATGATCTGCCAACAATATATGAAGTTGTTACTGGAGTGGCCAAGAAGCAAGTAAAGGATAGATCAACAATTTCAAATCACAGCAGCAACAAGTCGAAGTCAAATTCTAAAGCG GGTAAATACTCAAAGGCCCATGTAAAAGATGAGGATGACAGACTTGATGAGGAAGAAGACGAGGAGCATGGTGATACTCTGTGTGGTGCATGCGGTGAAAACTATGCTTCAGATGAATTCTGGATTTGCTGTGACATATGTGAGAGGTGGTTCCATGGCAAGTGTGTGAAGATCACCCCGGCGAGGGCTGAGCATATAAAGCAGTACAAATGCCCTTCATGCAGCAACAAGAGGTCACGCCCCTGA